The DNA segment GTATAGACGCGATGGATTTTGCCGAGCGCTTCGCTAAGCGTGACACCGACGAGATCGCAGACATCGTGCGAGCTGCAAAAATGCCGATAGGGCGCGTCTGTATCAACCAGAAGGCAAAAAAGGTAAAGTGCAAGCCGAGCGATAAATTTAAGCTTCCGTGCGCGGCCGGCGAGACGCTCCTGTTTAAAAATTTCAATTTCAAAATCGCCGTGATGAACGAGCTGATGTATGAAAAAGCCCTGCTACAGCCTAAATTTGACGTGTTTGAGTATTGCGAGGAGCGCGGCATCGATCCATACGCGGACTTCGGCGCGCTGCCGCAAGCCAAAAAGTGGTTCAAGGACTATCCGGTCCCCGCAAATTTGGCGGAGCAGGTGAGCGAGCTATATCTTGACGGCGGAAACGAAATTTACCTGCAAATCGCGCCTGATTGGGACGGCGAGGACGAGCTTTTTGACATTAAAAACATTGACGCCGCCGAGCTTGCGCCCTTCGTTAATCTTAAAAAAATCGAAACGAGTGGCATCGGCATATCTAAAAAGGCGCGAAAAGCATGCGAGGATGCGGGGATTACGGTAGTTGATTGAAAGCGAAAATAAAAATTTAAGCCATCAAATTTTGCACCACCAAACAATGAAATTTAAAGCTAAATAGCTGCAAAATTTAATTCAAATTTACTCAAAAATTAAGTAAAAATTTAAGCTTATTTTACTCTTAAATTATTCGCGTGCGTTAGCGCGATAGCGATGGCAT comes from the Campylobacter rectus genome and includes:
- a CDS encoding DUF6892 domain-containing protein is translated as MGLFDIFKKQKFDVDVRSDGIFIGGVNCEFDLAKFNEALGQPRVIDDVEGKSRYFWDEAGIFAFVRADELAEPKLTEMILMLEVAKGVQHEVPRELYGGAFTLEGRPPLEAVSEQELRSAYIFLELSLGKFEVSLALAQAVQERIDAMDFAERFAKRDTDEIADIVRAAKMPIGRVCINQKAKKVKCKPSDKFKLPCAAGETLLFKNFNFKIAVMNELMYEKALLQPKFDVFEYCEERGIDPYADFGALPQAKKWFKDYPVPANLAEQVSELYLDGGNEIYLQIAPDWDGEDELFDIKNIDAAELAPFVNLKKIETSGIGISKKARKACEDAGITVVD